Proteins from one Betaproteobacteria bacterium genomic window:
- a CDS encoding oxidoreductase translates to MTSLKAYRIFNEDGKVTSRYVDMQLGELDAGDVVIKVAYSSVNFKDALAATGAGRIIRRFPCVGGIDLSGTVTESSDARFKKGDAVIATSYDIGVAHDGGYAQYARIPADWVVPLQKGLDLFESMALGTAGFTAALAVERMEHDGLKPGNGPVIVTGATGGVGSVAVDILAGAGYHVVALTGKENATDYLKGLGAKGVMLRGSLDLAKIKPLDRATWAGAVDNLGGEVLSWLASTMQIGGTLASIGLAASHNVNTTVMPFILRGVSLLGVDSVNAPMPLREKVWRRLGSDLKPRMLNSIVTTVDFADLPGVFEKVMNAKMRGRAAVKIA, encoded by the coding sequence ATGACGTCACTGAAGGCCTACCGGATTTTCAACGAAGACGGCAAGGTGACAAGCCGCTACGTCGACATGCAACTCGGCGAACTGGATGCGGGCGATGTCGTGATCAAGGTCGCGTATTCGAGCGTTAACTTCAAGGATGCCCTGGCTGCGACCGGTGCGGGCAGGATCATTCGTCGTTTTCCCTGCGTCGGCGGCATCGATCTTTCGGGTACGGTTACGGAGTCGAGCGATGCGCGATTCAAGAAAGGCGATGCAGTCATTGCCACAAGCTACGACATAGGGGTCGCGCACGATGGCGGCTACGCGCAATACGCGCGCATCCCCGCCGACTGGGTCGTACCCCTGCAGAAAGGCCTGGACTTGTTCGAATCGATGGCGCTCGGTACCGCCGGCTTCACGGCGGCGCTGGCTGTCGAACGCATGGAGCACGATGGCCTGAAGCCCGGGAACGGACCCGTCATCGTGACCGGGGCGACCGGGGGCGTTGGCAGCGTCGCCGTCGACATCCTCGCCGGCGCGGGGTATCACGTCGTGGCCCTGACCGGCAAGGAGAACGCAACCGATTACCTCAAAGGCCTGGGCGCGAAGGGGGTCATGCTGCGCGGGAGTCTCGACCTCGCCAAAATAAAACCGCTCGACAGGGCGACCTGGGCCGGCGCGGTCGACAATCTTGGCGGCGAAGTCCTTTCATGGCTTGCCAGTACCATGCAGATCGGTGGCACGCTCGCGAGCATTGGCCTGGCGGCAAGCCACAACGTCAACACAACCGTGATGCCATTCATCCTGCGCGGGGTCAGCCTGTTGGGTGTGGATTCGGTCAATGCGCCGATGCCGTTGCGCGAGAAAGTCTGGAGGCGACTGGGGAGCGATCTGAAACCGCGAATGCTCAACAGCATCGTGACCACGGTCGACTTTGCCGATCTGCCAGGCGTGTTCGAAAAAGTCATGAACGCAAAAATGCGCGGCCGTGCGGCCGTCAAGATCGCCTGA